The Salminus brasiliensis chromosome 8, fSalBra1.hap2, whole genome shotgun sequence genome has a window encoding:
- the LOC140561314 gene encoding LIM and senescent cell antigen-like-containing domain protein 1 isoform X3 yields the protein MENLNQGIVQNAEVVQVQLNRFQHGQNNGEAKVLLSNSQRRHSDVKVYKEFCDFYVRYNIANALTNAICELCKTGFSTSEKIVNSNGELYHEQCFVCAQCFQQFPEGLFYEFEGRKYCEHDFQMLFAPCCNQCGEFIIGRVIKAMNNSWHPDCFCCDICQTVLADVGFARNAGRHLCRPCHNRERACSIGKYVCQKCHAVIDEQPLIFKNDPYHPDHFNCNNCGKELTADAKELKSELYCLPCHDKMCVPICGACRRPIEGRVVNAMGKQWHVEHFVCAKCEKPFLGHLHYERKSQAYCETHYNQLFGNVCHHCNRVIEGEEISLWSWI from the exons ATGGAGAACCTGAACCAAGGGATTGTTCAGAATGCAGAAGTTGTACAGGTGCAGCTGAATAGGTTCCAACATGGACAGAACAACGGAGAGGCCAAAGTGCTTCTCTCAAATTCTCAGAGGAGACATAGTGACGTCAAGGTTTACAAGGAGTTTTGTGACTTCTATGTTCGCTA TAATATAGCAAATGCTCTCACTAATGCCATTTGTGAACTCTGCAAAACTGGGTTCTCCACTTCTGAGAAAATTGTGAACAGCAATGGAGAGTTGTATCACGAACAATGCTTTGTATGTGCACAATGCTTCCAGCAGTTTCCAGAAGGATTATTTTATGAG TTTGAAGGCAGAAAATACTGTGAGCATGATTTCCAGATGCTGTTTGCTCCCTGCTGTAATCAGTGTG GGGAATTTATTATTGGTCGTGTCATTAAGGCGATGAACAATAGTTGGCATCCAGACTGTTTCTGTTGTGATATCTGCCAGACTGTGCTTGCTGATGTTGGCTTTGCAAGGAATGCAGGCAG ACACTTGTGCCGCCCATGCCACAACCGTGAGAGAGCTTGCAGCATTGGCAAGTATGTCTGTCAGAAGTGTCATGCCGTGATTGATGAACAGCCCTTGATCTTCAAGAATGACCCCTACCACCCTGACCACTTTAATTGCAACAACTGCGG AAAGGAACTGACCGCTGATGCTAAAGAATTGAAAAGTGAGCTCTACTGCTTGCCATGCCATGACAAAATGTGTGTGCCAATCTGTGGGGCCTGCAGGAGGCCCATAGAGGGCAGAGTAGTGAATGCCATGGGCAAGCAGTGGCATGTGGAG catTTTGTGTGTGCAAAGTGTGAGAAGCCATTCCTGGGCCATCTGCATTATGAACGCAAAAGCCAGGCTTACTGTGAGACACATTACAATcag CTCTTTGGGAATGTCTGCCACCACTGTAATCGTGTTATTGAAGGAGAAG AGATAAGTTTGTGGAGTTGGATCTGA
- the LOC140561314 gene encoding LIM and senescent cell antigen-like-containing domain protein 1 isoform X2 yields the protein MENLNQGIVQNAEVVQVQLNRFQHGQNNGEAKVLLSNSQRRHSDVKVYKEFCDFYVRYNIANALTNAICELCKTGFSTSEKIVNSNGELYHEQCFVCAQCFQQFPEGLFYEFEGRKYCEHDFQMLFAPCCNQCGEFIIGRVIKAMNNSWHPDCFCCDICQTVLADVGFARNAGRHLCRPCHNRERACSIGKYVCQKCHAVIDEQPLIFKNDPYHPDHFNCNNCGKELTADAKELKSELYCLPCHDKMCVPICGACRRPIEGRVVNAMGKQWHVEHFVCAKCEKPFLGHLHYERKSQAYCETHYNQLFGNVCHHCNRVIEGEVISALNKTWCIGCFACSTCSTKLKLKDKFVELDLKPVCKQCYERMPEELKCRLANSKDRKRKMGICL from the exons ATGGAGAACCTGAACCAAGGGATTGTTCAGAATGCAGAAGTTGTACAGGTGCAGCTGAATAGGTTCCAACATGGACAGAACAACGGAGAGGCCAAAGTGCTTCTCTCAAATTCTCAGAGGAGACATAGTGACGTCAAGGTTTACAAGGAGTTTTGTGACTTCTATGTTCGCTA TAATATAGCAAATGCTCTCACTAATGCCATTTGTGAACTCTGCAAAACTGGGTTCTCCACTTCTGAGAAAATTGTGAACAGCAATGGAGAGTTGTATCACGAACAATGCTTTGTATGTGCACAATGCTTCCAGCAGTTTCCAGAAGGATTATTTTATGAG TTTGAAGGCAGAAAATACTGTGAGCATGATTTCCAGATGCTGTTTGCTCCCTGCTGTAATCAGTGTG GGGAATTTATTATTGGTCGTGTCATTAAGGCGATGAACAATAGTTGGCATCCAGACTGTTTCTGTTGTGATATCTGCCAGACTGTGCTTGCTGATGTTGGCTTTGCAAGGAATGCAGGCAG ACACTTGTGCCGCCCATGCCACAACCGTGAGAGAGCTTGCAGCATTGGCAAGTATGTCTGTCAGAAGTGTCATGCCGTGATTGATGAACAGCCCTTGATCTTCAAGAATGACCCCTACCACCCTGACCACTTTAATTGCAACAACTGCGG AAAGGAACTGACCGCTGATGCTAAAGAATTGAAAAGTGAGCTCTACTGCTTGCCATGCCATGACAAAATGTGTGTGCCAATCTGTGGGGCCTGCAGGAGGCCCATAGAGGGCAGAGTAGTGAATGCCATGGGCAAGCAGTGGCATGTGGAG catTTTGTGTGTGCAAAGTGTGAGAAGCCATTCCTGGGCCATCTGCATTATGAACGCAAAAGCCAGGCTTACTGTGAGACACATTACAATcag CTCTTTGGGAATGTCTGCCACCACTGTAATCGTGTTATTGAAGGAGAAG TCATTTCAGCATTGAATAAGACCTGGTGCATCGGCTGCTTTGCCTGCTCTACCTGCAGTACTAAGTTGAAACTCAA AGATAAGTTTGTGGAGTTGGATCTGAAGCCTGTGTGTAAACAATGCTATGAAAGAATGCCAGAGGAGCTAAAGTGCAGATTGGCCAACTCcaaggacagaaaaagaaagatggGTATCTGCCTGTGA
- the LOC140561314 gene encoding LIM and senescent cell antigen-like-containing domain protein 1 isoform X1, whose product MENLNQGIVQNAEVVQVQLNRFQHGQNNGEAKVLLSNSQRRHSDVKVYKEFCDFYVRYNIANALTNAICELCKTGFSTSEKIVNSNGELYHEQCFVCAQCFQQFPEGLFYEFEGRKYCEHDFQMLFAPCCNQCGEFIIGRVIKAMNNSWHPDCFCCDICQTVLADVGFARNAGRHLCRPCHNRERACSIGKYVCQKCHAVIDEQPLIFKNDPYHPDHFNCNNCGKELTADAKELKSELYCLPCHDKMCVPICGACRRPIEGRVVNAMGKQWHVEHFVCAKCEKPFLGHLHYERKSQAYCETHYNQLFGNVCHHCNRVIEGEGGTGALHKIDDIMRKEHCVEILKQLKTSDRKLKLGCKWVFQMDNDPKHTAKLVTKWLKDNKVKVLKWPSQSPDLNPMENLWAKLKRHVRARQPTNMAQLHQFCPFLANYCEKLVEGYPKHLTQVIQFKGNGTKSK is encoded by the exons ATGGAGAACCTGAACCAAGGGATTGTTCAGAATGCAGAAGTTGTACAGGTGCAGCTGAATAGGTTCCAACATGGACAGAACAACGGAGAGGCCAAAGTGCTTCTCTCAAATTCTCAGAGGAGACATAGTGACGTCAAGGTTTACAAGGAGTTTTGTGACTTCTATGTTCGCTA TAATATAGCAAATGCTCTCACTAATGCCATTTGTGAACTCTGCAAAACTGGGTTCTCCACTTCTGAGAAAATTGTGAACAGCAATGGAGAGTTGTATCACGAACAATGCTTTGTATGTGCACAATGCTTCCAGCAGTTTCCAGAAGGATTATTTTATGAG TTTGAAGGCAGAAAATACTGTGAGCATGATTTCCAGATGCTGTTTGCTCCCTGCTGTAATCAGTGTG GGGAATTTATTATTGGTCGTGTCATTAAGGCGATGAACAATAGTTGGCATCCAGACTGTTTCTGTTGTGATATCTGCCAGACTGTGCTTGCTGATGTTGGCTTTGCAAGGAATGCAGGCAG ACACTTGTGCCGCCCATGCCACAACCGTGAGAGAGCTTGCAGCATTGGCAAGTATGTCTGTCAGAAGTGTCATGCCGTGATTGATGAACAGCCCTTGATCTTCAAGAATGACCCCTACCACCCTGACCACTTTAATTGCAACAACTGCGG AAAGGAACTGACCGCTGATGCTAAAGAATTGAAAAGTGAGCTCTACTGCTTGCCATGCCATGACAAAATGTGTGTGCCAATCTGTGGGGCCTGCAGGAGGCCCATAGAGGGCAGAGTAGTGAATGCCATGGGCAAGCAGTGGCATGTGGAG catTTTGTGTGTGCAAAGTGTGAGAAGCCATTCCTGGGCCATCTGCATTATGAACGCAAAAGCCAGGCTTACTGTGAGACACATTACAATcag CTCTTTGGGAATGTCTGCCACCACTGTAATCGTGTTATTGAAGGAGAAG gagggactggtgcacttcacaaaatagatgacatcatgaggaaagaacattgtgtggaaatactgaaacaACTCAAGACATCAgacaggaagttaaagcttgggtgcaaatgggtcttccaaatggataATGACCCGAaacatactgccaaactggttaccaAGTGGCTTAAGGACAACAAAGTCAAAGTTTTGaagtggccatcacaaagccctgatctcaatcctatgGAAAatttatgggcaaagctgaaaaggcatgtgcgagcaaggcagcctacaaacatggctcagttacaccagttctgtccaTTTcttgccaactattgtgagaagctcgtggaaggatatccaaaacatttgactcaagtcatacagtttaagggtaATGGTACCAAATcaaaataa